The nucleotide window GCTAACACCCTGTGGTGGAACTTCGTCAAGAACAACCCTGCCCGGTTGGGGCTCGGCGTGACGGCCCTGTTCCTGGCCGATTGGTGGCTGGACCTGTAGACCGGGGCAAAGATGGGGATCCGTCGCTGCTTCGGGGCGGCCGCGGGTGAAGTCCCCATCTGCGCGCGGCATGGGTGAAGGCGTATGCTGGCTGCGCGTCTTCGGTTCCTGCCGTCCCGCCCTCCCGCGGTTGACAGGCGCCTGCGGCATGGCTAGCATGCGAGCGCGAAAAGGCTGACGGCCTAGGGGGGTTGGGCCATGGCCAGCGAATACTGGCGGCGCTTCTGGCGTAGGCGACTGGGGCGGCGGGCCTTTCTGCGGGCCGCCGTCCTGGGGGCGGGGGGAGCGGCCCTGGCGGGCGCCGTCGCCTGTCGGGAGGAGGCGCCCCAGGCCACGCCTGCCCCCCAGGCCGAGGAGGGGCCGCCCAAGCGCGGAGGCCGCTCCCGCTATGCCACCTTCGCCACCTTCGACCAGCTGGACCCTCATGTGTCGATCGCCTCGGCGGCCTCCTATTTTCCCCGGGTGTACAACACGCTGGTCAGCCAGTCGCAGGTAAAGCCCGACTTCTTCTACTACGACCTGGCGGAGACGCTGGAGCAGCCCGATGCCGTGACCTACATTTTCCGCATCCGTCCCGGCATCCGGGTGGCGCCCAACAACTTGGGGGTGCCGGAGCGGGAACTGGACGCGCAGGACGCCTACGCCAACTGGGAACGCATCAAGAACGAGCCGCGGGCGCTGGTGTCGCGGTTCGCCAAGCAGTTCCTGGCCTCCCACGCTGCCCAGGACGCCCGCACCTACGTGATGAAGACCAACGAGCCCTATGCCTGGGCCCTCTACAATGTCGGTGTCCAGTATTCGACCATCGCTCCGCGGGAGCTTCTTTCCAACGCCGACCGGTTGCGGGTGTCCGGAGCGGGCGGCGGTCCCTTTTCCTTCGGAAGGTTCGTGGAGGGCGAGGGGCTGTCGCTGGAGCGGAATCCCAACTACTACCGCAAGGGGCAGGACGGGCAGCCGCTGCCCTATGTGGACGGCATCGACGTGCTCTACATTCCCGATCGGGCGGCGCGGCTGGCCGCCTTTCAATCGCGGCAGCTCGAGTCCTACACCGTGGTCAACAAGCGAGAGCTGGACGACTTGATGGACCCGGCCAAGTACTACCTGGTCAAGGAGCCTTACTTCAACTTCATGTCTGTCATCATGAACATCGACCGCGCCCCCTTCAACGACCCGCGGGTGCGGCGGGCGGTGGCCCGCTCCATCAACCACCAGCAGTTCATCAACGTGGTGCACCTGGGGGACGCCAAGGTCAACGGCATCGTCCACCATGACCTGGTCGACTTCGCGTTGCCGGAGGAGGAGCTGAAGAGCCGCTACCTGGTGTACAACCCCCAGGAGGCCCGTCAGCTGCTGTCCTCGGCCGGCTACCCCGGGGGCATCAAGACCAAGATGGTGTATCCCGCCGGGAGCGGCGCCACGGGAGGGGGCGATGCTGACCAGTACGTTCCTGTCCTTATCGAGAACCTCCGCTCGGGCGGCATCGAGGTCGAGCTGGAGCCACTGGACATCGGCCGCTACATCGACCGGGTCCGCCGCCGCGACTACGATACAGCCCTGAGCCTGAACCCGCAGTACGAGACGCCGGAGGGCCCCCTGGACTGGCACACGTCCTGGGGCTACGCGGGGGATGGCCTCTCCTTCCACATCTTTCGCGACGCGGAGGTCGATGCTGCCGTGAGAAGGGTGAAGCGCATCACGCAGAGCGTTCAGGAGCTGGTCCAGGCGGTCCGGGACGTGCAGAGGATCATATATTCCAAGGACCCGAGCGTCATTCCCCTGCCCAGCAGCAGCTCCAACACCGTTTGGTGGAACTTCGTCAAGAACAACCCTGCCAGCCTCGGCCTGGGACGCACCTATCTGTTCCTGGCCGAATGGTGGCTGGACCTTTAGAGGGAAGGCATGCAGGCCTTCATAGTGCGCAGGCTGCTGGCTGGCGTGGTCATCCTGTTCTTCCTGTCCATAGCGGTCTTCCTGGTGCTGCGGGTGGCGCCGGGCGACCCGGCCCTGTTGCGCCTGGGCCCCCAGGCCACCGCTGAGCAGGTGGCGGCCGAGAGGGAACGGCTGGGGCTCAATGACCCCCTCATCGTCCAGTATTCGCGCTGGATGAAGGGGATCCTCACGGGCGACCTGGGCATCTCCAACTTCAGCGGCGAGTCCATCGCTCGCAGCATCCGCAACCGACTGCCCAACACCCTGGAACTGCTCATCATGACCCTCGTCCTGACGACGGCCATCGGCATCACGGCCGGGGTCATATCGGCAGTGTGGCGGGACACGCTGCTGGACTATGCGGTGCGCGTGGTGGCAGTGCTGGGGCTGTCGGTGCCGGCCCTGTGGCTGGCGACGCTAGTGCTGCTGGTGCCGCTGCAGGTATGGGGCTATGCGCCGCCCATAGGGCGGGTAGTCCACTTCTTTGACGACCCGTGGGGGAACCTCCGTCAGTTCCTGCCGGCGGCGGTGGTCCTGGCGCTGGGGCCGGCAGCGGCCATCATGCGCCTGACACGGTCCAGCCTGCTGGAGGTCCTGCGCCAGGACTATATCCGCACCGCCAGGGCCAAGGGGCTGGGCGAGAGGCTGGTCATCGCCAGGCATGCCCTGCGCAACGCCATGATCCCGCCCCTGACGGTGCTGGCGCTGCAGTTCTCGGCCCTGCTGGGCGGGTCGGTCATCATCGAGCAGATATTCACCTTGCCGGGCATCGGCCAGTACTTCTTCCAGGCCATTTTCGTGAAGGACTTCCCGGTGGTGCAGACGCTGACGCTCTACACCGGTGTAGTGGTCGTCATCACCATCCTGGCCCTGGATATCGCCTATGCCTGGCTGGACCCGCGCATACGCTATCGCTGAGGTGGAGAGATGGCTGTCAGACCGGCTGAGGTGACCCTGGGCCTCGAACTGGCAGTGCCGCGCCAGCCGTTGCTGCGGCGGTTGCTGCGGCTCGTGCGTCGTTACCCGCTGGGCACCCTGGGCTTCGTCATCATCCTGGGGCTGCTGATAGTGGGCATACTGGCACCGGTCATCGCTCCCCACGATGTGAACGAGATCGGCGTGGCGCCGCCCCTCTCGGGCATCTCGCGCGAGACGCCCTTCGGCACCGACAACCTGGGACGGGACATGCTCAGCCGCGTCATCTGGGGCGCTCGCATATCGCTTTCGGTGGGGTTCATCGCCGTCATCGGTGGCACGATCGCCGGCACCGTCATCGGCCTCATCAGCGGCTACGTGGGCGGGCCGGTGGACTCCATCATCCAGCGGGTGCTGGACTCCATCCAGGCCTTTCCGGCACTGGTCCTGCTGCTCATCATCATCCGCGTGCTGGGGCCTTCGCTGGAGAACGTGGTGCTGGTCATCGGGCTGGGCATCATACCAGGGGTGATACGCATCGTGCGGGGTGCGGTGCTGTCGGAGAAGAACAACGTCTATGTGGAGGCAGCCCGGGCCATCGGGGCTACCCCGCTACGCATCATCTTCCGACACATCGCCCCCAATATCATGGCCCTGGCCATCGTGGTGATGACGACGCTGCTGGGGACGGCGGTGCTGGCTGAGGCGGCTCTCTCCTTCCTGGGCCTGGGCGTGCCGCCCCCCAACCCGTCCTGGGGCGCTGACATCAACGCCGCCCGCAACAACCTTCCGGTGCACATACCCTGGGCGCTATTCCCGGGGCTGGGCATCAGCCTGACGGTGCTGGGGTTCAACCTCCTGGGCGACGCCCTGCGCGACGCCCTCGACCCGCGGCTGCGGGGCGCCCGCTAGCTTTCAGAGCGGCGCCGCGTGCATCCGCGCCGCGTCCGCGGGCGTATTCCCCCACGGAACATCACAGGAGGTGGGGGAATGAAGCGACTCTGGTTAGCTCTAGGGCTGGCGGCGGCGCTGGCCCTGGCCCTAGCGGCCTGCGGGGAAGAAGAGGAGGCTGCGCCCAGTACTGCCGCCAGCGGCGCCACTCCCGCAGCCAGCCCTGCACCCCGAACGCCGACTCCGGGAGGCGGCGGAGCCACCCCCGGGGCGGGGACTGCCAGCGTGACGGTGCGGGCGCTGGACTTCTCCTTCGAGCCAGCCCGCATCTCTGCCCAGGCCAACCAGCCGCTGACGGTGACGGTGCGCAACGATGGGCAGGCGCCCCACACCTTCACCATCCAGGAGCTAAACGTGGACGTGACCCTCCAGCCAGGGCAGAGCATGACCGTTACCTTCACCCCCCGCGCCGGCTCCTACACTTTCGTGTGCCGCCTGCACGCCGGGGCGGGGATGACGGGGACCCTGACCACGGGCGGCGGGGCCGGTGGTGGCGGCGCCGCTACGCCCACGGCGGGAGGGCCGATAGGCTACGGATACTAGTCCTCGCGAGGCCGCCAGCGGGTGCCCTGAGGGGTGTCTTCCAGGACGATGCCCATCTCCAGAAGGCGGGCACGAATGGAGTCGGCCAGGGCGTAGAGGCGCTGGGCCCTCAGCTCCTGCCTGACCTCGATGAGCAGCTCGATGAAAGGCACGGCATCAGCTCGGTACGGCGTCGGCTCCTGCAGCGATAGCCCCAGCACGCCGGCCAGCTCCCTCAGGGTGGCCTGGGCGCGGGATGTCCGGCGCCCCTCGTCGCGGGCGCGGTTGATCTCGGCTGCCAGGTCGAAGAGAGCAGCCAGGGCCTGGGGGGTGCCCAGGTCGTCGTCCATGGCCTCCAGGAACCGCTGACGATAGGGCGTAGGGTCGACCTCCGGCTCCTGGTCGCCCCCCTCCTGGGTGGCGGCCAGTCGCAGCCGCCGGGCGCCAGCCCGTGCCGCTGTCAGGGCATCCTCTGAGTAGGTGAGGGGACTGCGATAGTGGGAGCCGAGGACGAACAGGCGCAGGGCGTCCGGGCCGAACCGCTCCAGCGCCTCCCCGAGGGGCACCAGGTTGCCCAGGTGCCGCGTCATCTTCTCGGGGCTGTCGGGCAGGCGCAGCAGGCCGTGGTGGACCCAGAAGCGGGCGAAGGGCTTGCGCCCGCTGTAGGCCTCGGCCTGAGCGATCTCGTTCTCGTGATGGGGAAAGATGAGGTCCTGCCCCCCGCCGTGGATGTCCAGGGGCTGGCCCAGGTACTTGAGGGCCATGGCCGAGCACTCGATATGCCAGCCGGGGCGTCCCGGGCCGAAGGGGCTGTCCCAGGATGGCTCCCCTTCCTTGGCGGCCTTCCAGAGGACGAAGTCGGCGGGGTGCTCCTTACCCTCGCCCGGCTCCACCCTCGCACCGGCCAGCAGGGAGTCCACGTCCCGCCCGGACAGCTTGCCGTAGTCGGGGAAGCGGGGTACACGGAAGTAGACGTCGCCGTTGGCCTGGTAGGCATAGCCCTTCTCCAGGAGCACCCGCACCATCTCCACGATGGCATCTATCTCGTGGGTCGGACGTGGATAGTAGTGGGCGCGCTGCACGCCGAGGGCGTCCATCTGCCGGAAGAAGAGGTCGATGTGCTCCTCGGCCAGGTCCTGGATGGTGCGGCCGGTGGCCCGCGCCCGCAGGATGATGTTGTCCTCGATGTCGGTAAAGTTCTGGACGTGACGCACGCGATATCCCCGGAACTCCAGGTAGCGGCGCAGGACGTCGAAGATGATGTAGCTCATGGCGTGCCCCAGATGGCAGGGGGCGTAGAGGTTGGGGCCGCAGACATACATGCGCACTTCGTCCCCGGCGGGGACGAACTCCTCCAGGCGACGGCTCAGGGTGTTGTAGAGCCTCATGGTGGCCACGCCTCTCAACTAGTGTAAGGGCAAGGCGCCATGTGGGGGAGCCTTTAGCTGGCGGGAGGCCTCTGGCTGGCCTGGGCCGAGGCGCCCCTGCCCTCCCCTAGGGCCTTCTCGATGGCGGACAAGCGCTCCTCCAGTCGGGCGATCCTCTCTTCCAGGGAACGCAGGGCGTCCCACTCCGGGTCTGGCAGGCGGACGACGGTATCGTTGCCGGGGTCGTGGTAGGCTACCACATGCCCGGGCACGCCAACGACGGTGGCGTTGGGCGGGACATCGGATACCACCACCGACCCGGCGCCGATACGGGCGTTGTCGCCTATTCTCACAGCGCCGATGACCTTGGCTCCTGCCCCCACCACCACATTGTTGCCCAGGGTGGGGTGGCGCTTGGTGCGTTTGGTGCTGGTCCCCCCCAGGGTCACCCCCTGGTAGAGATGGCAGTTGTCACCTATCTCCGTGGTCTCGCCGATGACCACACCCATGCCATGGTCTATGAACAGCCCCTCGCCGATCTTGGCCCCGGGGTGGATCTCGATGCCCGTCAGAGCGCGGCTGATGTGGGAGACGATGCGGGCCACCAGTCGCAGGCGGTGATTGTAGAGCCAGTGGGCCAGTCGATGGAACTGGCGGGCATGGAAGCCTGGATAGCACAGGATCACCTCCAGGGCGCTGGTAGCGGCGGGGTCCCTCTCCAGTGCCGCCTGAATGTCGCGCTTTATGCTCTGCAGAAGGCCCAAGGCGATCCCTCCTCGTTAGGGGCAGGCTGCGTTCTCGGCGGGGAAGGCCCCGGCCCGACGAGGGCCAGGGCCTAGGCACAGATACAGTCGTGTCCGCCTCTTGGGAGGGACGAACGATGGGACGAGGGACGGCAGAGGCACCGGTTCATGGCGTATCCCGCGAGAGGAGGGCCACAGCCAGGGCAGCGACCCCCTCGCTGCGACCCAAGGCGCCCAGCCCCTCGTGGCTTTTGGCCTTCACGTTCACCCGCTGCTCCTCCAGGCCCAGGGCATCGGCGATGGTGCGGCGCATGGCCGGCAGGTAGGCGGCCAGGGGCGGCTCCTGGGCGATGACGGTGGCATCCACGCTCACGGGCGCCATCCCTGCCCCCTGCACCATCTCCCGCACTCGTCTCAGCAGCTCCAGGCTGTCGGCCCCTGCGTAGGCCGGGTCATGGGGGGGAAAGTGCTGGCCCAGGTCTCCCAGCCCGGCGGCGCCCAGCAGGGCGTCCATAATGGCATGGAGGAGCACGTCGGCGTCGCTGTGGCCCGCCAGGCCGCGGGGCCAGGGCACCTGCACCCCTCCCAGCTTCAGGGGCCTCCCCTCCTGGAACCTGTGTATATCATAGCCGATGCCGATGCTGAGCGTCATGCTCCAGTGCTCCGGCGGCCAGCAGGGCCTGGGCCAGCTCCAGGTCGGCAGGTGTGGTCACCTTCAGATTGTAGGGGGAGCCAGGAAACACCTTCACCGTGATGCCCATAGCCTCCACCAGGGAGGCGTCATCGGTGACCTCGCCCGAGGCCCGACGGTGGGCCTCCAGCAGCAGATCGTAGCGGAAGGCCTGGGGAGTCTGGACGGCCCGCAGGCGAGACCGGTCCAGGGTGCGCACCACCGCGTCCCCGTCCACCTCCTTCACAGTATCGGCGAGGGGAAGGGCGGGCACCGCCGCCCCCGTTTCCTGGGCAGCCATAAGGGCGTCCTCCAGGAGGCGAGGGGATACGAACGGGCGAGCGCCATCGTGGACCAGGACCCAGTCGCAGTGGCCCAGGGCCTCCAGGCCCAGACGCACCGACTCCTGCCGCAGGGCGCCGCCGGGGCAGACGTCTCGCACCTTGGCGAGGCCTAGGGCCTCCACCAGGCCCCGTGCCCAGTCCAGGTTGGCAGCCGAGACCACCAGGACCAGGGCATCGACCAGCGGGCTTCCCTCGAAGGTCAACAGGGGATGGGCGATGAGAGGGTGCTCTCCCAGGGGCGCCATCACCTTGTCGATGCCGCCCATTCGGGTGCTGGCGCCAGCGGCGACAATGACGGCGCCCACACGTCCGTAGGTGCCGCCCATGGCCGGCCTAAGTCGCCCCCTTGGGCTGGGCGAAGATGAGGCGGCCGGCCACCGTCTGCAGCACACGGGTCACCGTCACCACCATGCGTTCGTTGAGGTAGCGGCGCCCGCCCTCCACCACCACCATGGTGCCATCGTCCAGAAAGCCCACGCCCTGGTCGGCCTCCTTGCCCTCCTGGACGATGTGCACCTCCATCTCCTCGCCGGGCAGGATGACTACTCGGACAGCGTTGGCCAGCTGGTTGATGTTCAGCACCTTCACACCTTCCACCTCGGCCACCCGGTTGAGGTTGAAGTCGTTGGTCAGGACGGGGGCCGACAGCTTTCGGGCCAGGCGTATGAGCTTGGAGTCCACGTCGGCTGCGTCCGGGAAGTCGTCATCGGCTATGCGAACGGGCACATAGCCCTCCCTTCGCAGTCGCCCCAGCACGTCCAGCCCACGGCGGCCCCGGTTGCGGCGCAGGGCGTCAGGCGAATCGGCAATGCGACGCAGTTCGTCCAGCACGAAACGGGGCACTACCAGGGCGCCGGGCAGGAAGCCGGTCTGAGCGATGTCGGCTATGCGGCCATCGATGATGGCGCTGGTATCGATGATGATCTCTTGGGGGGGCCAGAAAGTGCGGGAAGGGAAGTAGCGGGCAAGGAACTGGGCGAAGTCCTCCTCGCGGCTGACCAGGGCGGCCACCCCCAGCAGGCCGAAAAGGAAGCTGACCGCCAAGGGGGCGAGGAAGCCCCCCAGCCCTGGCAGGTTGACCAGCCAGGGGGCCAGGAGGGCAGAGGCGAGGAGCCCCGATACCAGCCCGACGATGCCCAGCACCAGCTGCAGGGGCCGTATCTGGCGCGTCCACTCCTGAAACTTCTGCAGCGGCCCCAGCAGCAAGTACGGTGTGGCCAGCGCGCCAAAGGCGATGAAGCCCAGGGACGCTGCAGCCCAGATGAGGGAGTGAAAGAAGCCGTCGCGCTCTTCTGCCAGCGCCTGGCCCACGCGCAGCCCGATGAAACCGAAGAACAGGGCCCCGGCTACTCGCAGGAGGAGGGTCACGAAAGGGTAGTTTTTCATAGGGCTGACGCCCATTTTCGCTCTCCTCACCGGGAGGATTTTCTATGGGGGCCTACGGAGGCCAGTATAGCACGCGCTCAGCCCAGGTGTCCCAGGAGCGCCCCTCCCAGGCCCCCGAAGCCTGCCATGTACCAGTCCTTGATGACCTTGCCTGCCAGCACCGCCAGGAAGAAGCGGGGCAGAGGCATAGCCACCGCGCCGGCCACCAGTCCTCCCATGTCGAAAAGCGGGTTGGGCACCACCGCCAGCAGGAACATGGTGACGGTGCCGTGCCGCTCCATCCAGCCCCGCAGGCGCCGGTAATGGGGGTGGTCTTCCACCACGACGCGGCCGCTGTAGCCAGCCAGGTAGCCCGTCACCTCTCCCAGCGCTTCGCCCAGCCCGGCCACCAGCCCTACCCAGAAGAAGGCTGGCACGCCCAGAAAGTCGTGCAGGAAGGCGCCGCCCCCCACAACCGAAGCGGCGGCGGGGGAGGGCATGAAGATGGAGGCCGAGCCCAGCAGGTTGACCAGGAAGAGGCCGGCATAGCCGTAGCGCCGCAGGTCCTCACCGTCGCCTCCCAGGTAGAAAAAGGCTACCGTGAAGGCCGTCACCAGCAGGGCGATGGCCACCAGCAGCAGGTATTCGAGGCGAAGCAAGCGACGGCGGGCCAGCCCTGCGGTGTCCTTGGCGCCCTCCGCCCTCTCCATCACGTCATGGGGGCGAGAGGTCAAGCCCCTCGCCCCCAAAGGGTGCTGGTGCAAGGCCCTCTCCTTCCTACGCCTACGGGGTTAGCTGACGGGTTCGGCCGAAGGAGCTAGCCTAGTCGCCCCTGAGGGCGACATTCACCCCAGAAGCTGGGTCCCCCGCTCCGTCCCCTCGGGACGGACTCGGCGAAATATTGGCCTGTCGAGGGCCAGCTTACGGCCTGACCCCCCTCGTTGTCAACGGCTTCTCCCACTCTATCCACACCTTTTCCAGGGGGGTGGCGGGGCGTGGTAAATCCCTGGCGGGCCGTGTATAATCAAGGGCTACGCGGGACTTATTGGGCAGCCCTATGATTAGGAGCTGGTTAAAACTGGGTGGCTAAGAGGAGGAGTCGTGGACGACGTTAGGGGCCTCGCCCTGCGCATCATCGAAAACATGGAGCGGGTGATGGTGGGCAAGCGCCAGGAGGTGGAGCTGGCCGTCATCGCCCTCATGTGCGGAGGTCACCTGCTCATCGAAGACGTGCCAGGCGTGGGCAAGACCATGCTGGCCCGCAGCCTGGCCCGCTCCACAGGCTGCAGCTTCCGCCGCATTCAGTTCACGCCCGACCTGCTGCCCTCCGACGTCACCGGCGCTGCCGTCTACAACCAGAAGACGGGCGACTTCGAGTTCCGTCCCGGCCCCATCATGGCCCAGATAGTGCTGGCCGACGAGATCAACCGCGCGACTCCCAAGACCCAGTCTGCACTGCTGGAGGCCATGGAGGAGCGCCAGGTGACGGTCGACGGCGTGAGCCGCCCCCTGCCCCGACCTTTCATGGTGCTCGCCACCCAGAACCCCATCGAATACGAGGGCACCTTTCCTCTGCCTGAGGCCCAGCTGGACCGCTTCTTCATGCGGGTGCACCTGGGCTATCCCTCCCCCCATGAAGAAGTGACCATTATGGAGCGTCAGATGCTCTCCCATCCCATCGAGGAGCTGGCGCCCGTGTGCGGGCCGGATGACATACTGCGACTGCAGGAGGCGGTGCGGCAGGTGCGGGTGGACGGCCTCATCAAGCAGTACATCGCCGCAGTGGTGGACGCCACCCGCCGCCACGAGGCGGTATATCTGGGCGCGTCGCCCCGTGGCTCCCTGGCGCTCCAGAGGGGTTCCCAGGCCCGCGCCCTCCTGGACGGCCGCGATTTCGTCCTGCCCGACGACGTGAAGGCGCTGGCCTACCCCGTGCTGGGGCACCGCATCATCGTTAGCGCGGCCAGCCGGGTGAAGGGGGTCACGGCGCAACAGGTGGTGGAGGATTGTCTCGGCCGGCTGCACGTGCCCGGAGTTCGCGCCCGCGGCCCCTAGGCCGCCTCGCGATGCGGCTGCGGGAGTCCCCCAACCTTACTATCGTCCTGGGGCTGGGGCTGGCCCTCCTCTTCCTGGGCTGGGCATCGGGTTTCTGGGTCCTCATCCGTGCGTCCTATCTGCTGCTGGCGCTGGTGCCTATCGGCTGGCTGTGGGCCAGGGCTAATGTCAGGGGATTGAGGCTGGAGGTGCGCCGCGGTCCCGACCGCCTGCACGCCGGCGAACGGACCTTTTCGGACTTCCGCCTTCAGAACCTGAACGGCTACCCCAAGCTGTGGCTGGAGATAGAGGAGCCCACCAACATGCCCGGGGTAGCCCCCAAGACGGTGACCTTCCTCACGGCCAACGGGGTCCGCACCTGGCGACACGAGGTGCTGTGCCGGCGTCGGGGGCGCTACACCTTCGGGCCGATAGCAGTGAGCAGCGGCGACCCCTTCGGGCTGTTTCGTCGACGCCACGTCTTCGGCCACAGATGGGAGGTGCTGGTCTTTCCGGCACCGGTGGAGCTGCCCTACTTCTGGCTGCCACCGGCCCAGCTCTCGGGAGAAGGCGACCGCAGCCGTCCCACCCCCTACATCACCCCCACTGCCTCGGGGGTGCGGGAGTATTACCCCGGCGACGCTTTCAGCCGCATCCACTGG belongs to Dehalococcoidia bacterium and includes:
- a CDS encoding PIN domain nuclease, whose amino-acid sequence is MKNYPFVTLLLRVAGALFFGFIGLRVGQALAEERDGFFHSLIWAAASLGFIAFGALATPYLLLGPLQKFQEWTRQIRPLQLVLGIVGLVSGLLASALLAPWLVNLPGLGGFLAPLAVSFLFGLLGVAALVSREEDFAQFLARYFPSRTFWPPQEIIIDTSAIIDGRIADIAQTGFLPGALVVPRFVLDELRRIADSPDALRRNRGRRGLDVLGRLRREGYVPVRIADDDFPDAADVDSKLIRLARKLSAPVLTNDFNLNRVAEVEGVKVLNINQLANAVRVVILPGEEMEVHIVQEGKEADQGVGFLDDGTMVVVEGGRRYLNERMVVTVTRVLQTVAGRLIFAQPKGAT
- a CDS encoding ABC transporter permease, which encodes MAVRPAEVTLGLELAVPRQPLLRRLLRLVRRYPLGTLGFVIILGLLIVGILAPVIAPHDVNEIGVAPPLSGISRETPFGTDNLGRDMLSRVIWGARISLSVGFIAVIGGTIAGTVIGLISGYVGGPVDSIIQRVLDSIQAFPALVLLLIIIRVLGPSLENVVLVIGLGIIPGVIRIVRGAVLSEKNNVYVEAARAIGATPLRIIFRHIAPNIMALAIVVMTTLLGTAVLAEAALSFLGLGVPPPNPSWGADINAARNNLPVHIPWALFPGLGISLTVLGFNLLGDALRDALDPRLRGAR
- the ispD gene encoding 2-C-methyl-D-erythritol 4-phosphate cytidylyltransferase, translating into MGGTYGRVGAVIVAAGASTRMGGIDKVMAPLGEHPLIAHPLLTFEGSPLVDALVLVVSAANLDWARGLVEALGLAKVRDVCPGGALRQESVRLGLEALGHCDWVLVHDGARPFVSPRLLEDALMAAQETGAAVPALPLADTVKEVDGDAVVRTLDRSRLRAVQTPQAFRYDLLLEAHRRASGEVTDDASLVEAMGITVKVFPGSPYNLKVTTPADLELAQALLAAGALEHDAQHRHRL
- the cysS gene encoding cysteine--tRNA ligase encodes the protein MRLYNTLSRRLEEFVPAGDEVRMYVCGPNLYAPCHLGHAMSYIIFDVLRRYLEFRGYRVRHVQNFTDIEDNIILRARATGRTIQDLAEEHIDLFFRQMDALGVQRAHYYPRPTHEIDAIVEMVRVLLEKGYAYQANGDVYFRVPRFPDYGKLSGRDVDSLLAGARVEPGEGKEHPADFVLWKAAKEGEPSWDSPFGPGRPGWHIECSAMALKYLGQPLDIHGGGQDLIFPHHENEIAQAEAYSGRKPFARFWVHHGLLRLPDSPEKMTRHLGNLVPLGEALERFGPDALRLFVLGSHYRSPLTYSEDALTAARAGARRLRLAATQEGGDQEPEVDPTPYRQRFLEAMDDDLGTPQALAALFDLAAEINRARDEGRRTSRAQATLRELAGVLGLSLQEPTPYRADAVPFIELLIEVRQELRAQRLYALADSIRARLLEMGIVLEDTPQGTRWRPRED
- a CDS encoding VTT domain-containing protein, with translation MTSRPHDVMERAEGAKDTAGLARRRLLRLEYLLLVAIALLVTAFTVAFFYLGGDGEDLRRYGYAGLFLVNLLGSASIFMPSPAAASVVGGGAFLHDFLGVPAFFWVGLVAGLGEALGEVTGYLAGYSGRVVVEDHPHYRRLRGWMERHGTVTMFLLAVVPNPLFDMGGLVAGAVAMPLPRFFLAVLAGKVIKDWYMAGFGGLGGALLGHLG
- the cysE gene encoding serine O-acetyltransferase, with the protein product MGLLQSIKRDIQAALERDPAATSALEVILCYPGFHARQFHRLAHWLYNHRLRLVARIVSHISRALTGIEIHPGAKIGEGLFIDHGMGVVIGETTEIGDNCHLYQGVTLGGTSTKRTKRHPTLGNNVVVGAGAKVIGAVRIGDNARIGAGSVVVSDVPPNATVVGVPGHVVAYHDPGNDTVVRLPDPEWDALRSLEERIARLEERLSAIEKALGEGRGASAQASQRPPAS
- a CDS encoding ABC transporter substrate-binding protein, which codes for MASEYWRRFWRRRLGRRAFLRAAVLGAGGAALAGAVACREEAPQATPAPQAEEGPPKRGGRSRYATFATFDQLDPHVSIASAASYFPRVYNTLVSQSQVKPDFFYYDLAETLEQPDAVTYIFRIRPGIRVAPNNLGVPERELDAQDAYANWERIKNEPRALVSRFAKQFLASHAAQDARTYVMKTNEPYAWALYNVGVQYSTIAPRELLSNADRLRVSGAGGGPFSFGRFVEGEGLSLERNPNYYRKGQDGQPLPYVDGIDVLYIPDRAARLAAFQSRQLESYTVVNKRELDDLMDPAKYYLVKEPYFNFMSVIMNIDRAPFNDPRVRRAVARSINHQQFINVVHLGDAKVNGIVHHDLVDFALPEEELKSRYLVYNPQEARQLLSSAGYPGGIKTKMVYPAGSGATGGGDADQYVPVLIENLRSGGIEVELEPLDIGRYIDRVRRRDYDTALSLNPQYETPEGPLDWHTSWGYAGDGLSFHIFRDAEVDAAVRRVKRITQSVQELVQAVRDVQRIIYSKDPSVIPLPSSSSNTVWWNFVKNNPASLGLGRTYLFLAEWWLDL
- the ispF gene encoding 2-C-methyl-D-erythritol 2,4-cyclodiphosphate synthase; amino-acid sequence: MTLSIGIGYDIHRFQEGRPLKLGGVQVPWPRGLAGHSDADVLLHAIMDALLGAAGLGDLGQHFPPHDPAYAGADSLELLRRVREMVQGAGMAPVSVDATVIAQEPPLAAYLPAMRRTIADALGLEEQRVNVKAKSHEGLGALGRSEGVAALAVALLSRDTP
- a CDS encoding MoxR family ATPase, encoding MDDVRGLALRIIENMERVMVGKRQEVELAVIALMCGGHLLIEDVPGVGKTMLARSLARSTGCSFRRIQFTPDLLPSDVTGAAVYNQKTGDFEFRPGPIMAQIVLADEINRATPKTQSALLEAMEERQVTVDGVSRPLPRPFMVLATQNPIEYEGTFPLPEAQLDRFFMRVHLGYPSPHEEVTIMERQMLSHPIEELAPVCGPDDILRLQEAVRQVRVDGLIKQYIAAVVDATRRHEAVYLGASPRGSLALQRGSQARALLDGRDFVLPDDVKALAYPVLGHRIIVSAASRVKGVTAQQVVEDCLGRLHVPGVRARGP
- a CDS encoding ABC transporter permease, translating into MQAFIVRRLLAGVVILFFLSIAVFLVLRVAPGDPALLRLGPQATAEQVAAERERLGLNDPLIVQYSRWMKGILTGDLGISNFSGESIARSIRNRLPNTLELLIMTLVLTTAIGITAGVISAVWRDTLLDYAVRVVAVLGLSVPALWLATLVLLVPLQVWGYAPPIGRVVHFFDDPWGNLRQFLPAAVVLALGPAAAIMRLTRSSLLEVLRQDYIRTARAKGLGERLVIARHALRNAMIPPLTVLALQFSALLGGSVIIEQIFTLPGIGQYFFQAIFVKDFPVVQTLTLYTGVVVVITILALDIAYAWLDPRIRYR
- a CDS encoding cupredoxin domain-containing protein, whose protein sequence is MKRLWLALGLAAALALALAACGEEEEAAPSTAASGATPAASPAPRTPTPGGGGATPGAGTASVTVRALDFSFEPARISAQANQPLTVTVRNDGQAPHTFTIQELNVDVTLQPGQSMTVTFTPRAGSYTFVCRLHAGAGMTGTLTTGGGAGGGGAATPTAGGPIGYGY